The genomic window tagaaacctgtttaaaatgaaaaagaaatatcCGATCCCAGCTATatccatattatcatattagttGTGtaccgtatattataatattatattatctcagCTCATTCACCCTATATAACTCAATACCCGATAATcagcattaatattttacggaatattatagtatttgtgTACTGCGTgtgatacataataaatgtacaaaatccagaaaaaataatgaaataacaaataagGTAACTACGTGTAGGAATAagaaatgtacaattttagagaggttattttcaaaattagatATAACGACGATTTACACGACAATAAGCAGGAAATGGTATAATAACGATGGTATTAGAATATCAATGTGAAATATCAATGTTCCCTTGCACAGTTTGACGTCTCGAGTgggattacaataatatggacGTGTCAACGgcattaatatgtatacctatgaaaaaaatgacaataaataaactagGGTAAAGTGTCTGCAACCGGTTTGGACCGATTTTATCGTATTATGGAATTGTGTGGCACGTGTGATCTGGCGATGAATAGGGCGGCTTTAGGGTCGACTACCTACCACTATGCACTGGCGTCGGTCTGGTCAccagttttattttgttcatttacATTGTGCCTATTGAAGAAATCAAACAATCTTGGCGCCGATCGTAGAAAGAAGCCAAAGtttttgttaaacaaaaataaataaataatgcaacTACGAACCCGTGTTTATAGGGTACCTGCGACAAATCGCCACGTGTTAagcataatattcaatatcagAATTGAATAAATCGCTTGAACACATATGCAGCAGAAAGGCCAAAGGTTATCTGCACCATGAATAAAAAGCACAGCAGTGGGACTACGGATTGTATTATTTCAGGGATCTACacccaaataaaaaatgcgATTAAATCACATTAATACAATCCAAGTGGtggtattatctataatattttttggtggGGCAGGAGGCATTTTGAcgagtttttaatgttttaaatgttattatacctaggtacctgTCTACATTGTCACGGGATCCAGACTGTATTTGTCATTTGTCCGTCTACCGACAACAGTTGTAGATCACTTCCGTCTCACCCGGCAACTAATTATATTCACGatctatttgtaaaatttatacatcCGTGAAGTATACTGCagtatacgataaaatattataatattacgcagTGTAATATTAAGCCTGTTACGTTTTTACgggttgttattaatattttctttgagtacattgtttaaatttttttgcgATGGGTACGTTCGAGTGTACGCTATGTGCACGCAACTATAATTTAAGGTCCGGATTGGAAGGCCATATACTGAATTACCATACACGTCGTGAGAAAAAAATCCGTCGAAAGTCAGCTGAAAAGAAAACTACCGTCGATCTTGGTAAGTTTactctatagtataatatttactgctaaataaataataaaaaggctATCTCGTTTGATGTATATACTATCTACATTTTTcgatttagtatatattttaatactctaTACCTATACcagtaaatattgtatttttattgatgaaaaataatatttttgaaataatttacataatctattttcatataacattatttaatactaatacgACTAATTGTATGATGTAGAAAACGGGTCCGTGTAAGTAGTTTcccgtttttaatttatagtgttaATTGCGGAACAGGTACATAGTTTATTCATATAAGCAAAATTGTggcctaaatatattttatgcgtaTGTAAATTACATCTAGGGATATTTTTggaatatcaattattttctttttttaggcTTAGTACTGATAGAATATGAtgagaaaatattgtttatactatttatcttattaatgatttaaaaatgcagtattcaaatataataattatgaaactgGTAACAATTTGAATGAATGTATGGTATTTACCGTATAAAGATGAAACGAATAATCTCTATTGTAatctacataattttttcattttatactcgaatataatttataggtatttttaaattaattttctacttTTTGTTCCCTGCTTTTTCgaacttttgaaatattatgatatatcactgcaaattattttttaagttaacgaCTCAAACTGAGgcctatttttaattaattaatttttatataagacgctttttacttattttgtaaaaaactatgcaaataaaaaataggtatattttggcAATATTGCACATTAATTCAAAGCATATTTCTGCTAACTCATACTCAAATTAACGATCGACAGGCACTAATATTAGGCGTTTGTAAATTCCACCGATTTTTAGGTGTacctataaatcatatatagcAATAACTAGtcaattttatacttagtttcataaataatattccgatactcgtattttaatatatatcttcGCCTTATTGtgatgcaatatttttaattaatctaatcctaacctttaaaaaaaaaaaatcatttaactaGATGATTTGctgttatgtattttaaaaagtctGATAAATGTACGTACAAAATGGAGGGTTGGCGTTTaggcaatattaatttttataataaaataatattttacgtgtGTAATACTGATACAATACCGATGgatgtgatatttttttaatagttttaggtaagtggttaaaatttatttttataattgttgaacTCAATctgctatataaattattcaatttttacaaccatataaaaaaaaaaccattgttATAATTGGTCATAAGCATTTTAAACGAGTTGAAATttgtacataatgtaatataattaaaacaacacCTGTTTGGAATTCGGCGTTATATGGTCGATGGGTGGTACGTATAGTGTTATTCGACAAGGCGATACGTAGCGTGCTAACAATGTAGTGTACGGTGGCGGCCATGTCATAGCTCAACTCGAATCTGAACAAATTGAACACGTATAACAATGCcgtgtttttttattcgtatcCATAGGGGCtcacaatatatttgattgaataatataagtgaGGTCAGTAATATTCGaaacaaaacacaaaaatgtgactataaaatattatatttttttaaatcttgaaCACTAAATgtctttaaatgtatttttcataaaatttgtaGCATAAGGATTACGTCAattgtaaaattcaaaaatcaacCTGAAAAAGTCTATAGATAATTGACGTCTGGCGACTacgctaatataaaatttaaatataataatcgtaactaaaatataaattcttagaaataaaatctttaaaatgttgaaataattgttGGCAATctgatcaatatttaataaatgcgtTTTTAagcgataatatttttgttcaattaaatatatagtaacacGAATAAAAGGccagttaattaaatttggaaaaatGCGGACatctatattttgttaatttattcatactttTCAAAgggaaatattgaaaaatataaaatgtataaaaattaaaagacgTACAAAACTGCCACCAAAGCCCGTTCcaacatataggtaataatgattttattttaaaacccatgtacctatatttcgATCGAATAAGCATTAACCAAAATGATATACATCAAGaggatattaaatatttaaatgtatcatagcaccataattaaaaatctcaaTATTTTTCCTTTGATGTACTATTATGAAATTACGCTTATACGATATTGAATTTACTGTCTATATAGAATTTATGAGAACTCCCGAGCGCGTCTTATATAATGACTCacgaatatgatttaaaattatgaatacagTCAGTCGAACTGATGTATTTGGGCGTTagccataaaaatattttgtgattaaattgtaatttgtgatgtataaatgtataagctACGATTAAACTCAGTAATcgcattgaaatttaatattcatttaatggCTGGATAGTTTAACCAGgtgaacattaaaaaaatgtcaacgcAATTACTGttgaattgttaataattaataaacaataatttgacTACGAACTATTTCTAACAATATAAACTTCTGaaacacaaaattatgtaccgtgataatttaattaggtaggtatacctaaacATTCATCGAATTCTTTTAATATGCGTCACGTCACAAACACGACATACATGTATAGGCATTTCATTATAGTGCTACATCGTAAATTCGATATAACTATacgataataaatgataatgattcGGTATTGGAAAAgcattgcataaaaaaataataatttaaagaaatatcaaTGTTCgccgttaaataatttacgcatgaactatattatgttatgtgttTTATATGCGGTCAATCTGCAAGTCGATTTCTCTACCTGAACACTAATATCTAAACTAGTAAGGTTACAAACTGTTTGCATTATTCTCACTACATGTCCACTGTAAACTACGTACTATGACTACCTCAAAAAATGTCAGCCACAAAccgacttaaaataaaatttacgtaTGGCAGAAAAAAGCATTATGCATaccaaaattaagtttaaacctaaaattgtatttattgttatcagGATGTACTTTATCGAATCGTAATCgaaaccaaataaaaattagtatcttagttaaattataaccaatcAGGCCCATATGCATGAGGAGAGGGCCTCAACTTCTCCCcaacaattgtattttttgcaTCTATATAAGCTATTGATTTCATCGATTTAAGAGAAAGTCTACCTCTGCAAGTTTCCCGAAATATGATGTAGGATCAAAAAATTACGATTAATTATCACTAACACGTActatatctaaaaatttatttatttattatactttttttcataacaatcTCTATATAGAAATCCTACGTCAGGCTTGCACCCAATTACACACagattgtatacttataaattatataatcctTATGATTAACTGTTCATTATATTCCTTAGTCCGTGTCTCCAAAATTGACTTATGTAATTAGGCAacgaaataattgaaaactacAAGAAGGCAATTATGtagctttttaattattacattttttgctcttaagaatttttcaattgaaaaataagtaataaacaaCTTAAAACTGAATCCATAGctataaaacactaaaaaaaaaagaaactcaAGAAGCGTTTTAAATGGTTTGGATTTATCAGTAgtcaatatacaatttttttttttataatctaatattgttAGATACATAGAAagcatatttattgaattataaaataacatctgcagcaataatatattatattgtgttggcgtaagtattatatattaaattaaaatacgttaaattgaatacatatataatcatatataattaaataatatgttacaggAAAAGTTCATACTAAATCGAGCTGTCTTGCATTAAGTAAACCAAAAAATGTTCCACCAACAGATCAGTCGAAAACTTTATCATCAACGAACACAAACCATTTGGAAACTCCTGGTAATTCTAATTATTTGTGATTttggatttaaatattactttaagtaACAAGTTTAATGAGATAaaacgttattaaaattaacagaggccacgtacatatttttataagttgtttaaattaaaaaaaaatatatatatatatatttacttgttgaatttaaaaaaaaaactagatgCTAGTTCATTATGACTTGTCTGGGAGTGTACCCTAGGGGggtattttgtgtattaaaatatcttgcCTTggcaatatataaatttataatcttaaaatatattttatgatcattTGGGTTATTACAAAATGTGTTACAGCTGCTATTAGTGGCGTACGCGGGAGGGGGGTGTCAGGGAGATATGACACCCCCTTAAAAAGCTTAAAGCATGATTTTAGAGAATATCTTCTAAGACTGTGGCTTAAAGTATCTTTTCAAATATACactaatagtacctattaacaTCACATATTGTCTATTGGTAAAATTAACGGTTAAAAACGAACTGTTATTGCGGTTCGTtccaaaaatatacctacacaagtataaataaccatgtttgaagaaaaaaattattactttggtgtttgtattttttttcttaagtgCTAAAAGGTCATCttttcatgtatattatgacaCCCTCCTTGAAAAAATCAGGCGTACGCCACTGGCtgctattaaaaatgtttatcaataaACGACATTGTGAACCGTATACATgtgtacatactacataatcGCATATAAgataagattatttatttttttatttattgatactaattacaatttttgtgaGATTTACATTATGTTACATTATCTTTACAATcacaatcatattttatctataagaTTGATTAGTTTTAAGAAAGTTatgatttttgtgtttttattgagGTTTAGTCCAAAAATTAAGATAAGATTAGTCTCTAAAAATTAGGCAAAAAAATGTTGCCACATtagatgtatataaatattataattttgtatttttcttaatatttaatattaaataaaaatatgtatacatattttttaagaaatattcaaatgttgaaaactaaacatatacatttatactttctAGCGGAATTACTTTTGGATATGTCGGAAGTTTTGGCAAACAACACCATGTATACGTTTGAAGCATGGGTAAGACAAGTTGAAGaggaaaataatacaataatgtctACAGAGCAGAATGGTCAgcgtaagtttataaaatacgtaataatatatttaaacagcaggtaataaaaataaaatcgggaccaaatatgaaaatatatttaatgtcatAGTTCACTTAAGAATAGCACTCATAGGTTaacatgttttcaaaaattgaaagTGGCATCGaactagaattaaaattaagggGGGAGGGACAACAATTATCTTCCGTTTCGCACCACTTTTttgcattatacatataatataccaacataatatacacataatttacCAAAACAAATAGTACGCTGAGTATGTTATTTGTCAGCCAGCTGTTTTTCCCTATTTCTTACAGCGtggtaaacataattatacatttattataatttacataaatagatttaagCTTACACACGGACTCTTAACCGAAAAATGGTAGCCTCTCTTGGGTTATAGGTTCTGAGACAATGAGGatagacaaatttaaaatctaaaattaagtatatggttaaataaaactttaagtttGCTATAAACGTCCACCTATTTGTAACGATACTTAACGGTGATGCACTCAATAGgctaattgataaatattaaatactactaGCTTATGGTAGAAtatctgaatattttttacttcacatttttttatcatattaatataacttgttGTCGTTGTTCAACAAAAATCTGTACATAttgcttttaatatttcaaactcGTGctcaatagaaataaaatctttGCATTCAAAACTACTTTTGgaagtaaatattaacaaaacgttttatacctatattctaaatggtaatattttttttcttgaatggaaatgaaacaattttgtacggaacattattgtaacaataaatatttttaaatcatcctTTGATGAATGCAGAAGTATAGAAAGTatacgtttaaattattttttgtaatatgcaTGAAAGGATATATCATCATAggtagtaattttatattattgtatttactttGGACGCTACTGAACGCTCTGTGATCGAAATTGCGGACGACTTATGCGGCGAATTCTAACCACTATATgaggtatttattatgtagataaatCACACAAgctttttattacaattcaaTCGCAAAAAACTAGCTGATTTCTTAACCATTCATTTATTATCATGTAATCGACCAGTCATGAGAGGAATTATTTGAATCGTGATTAAAATTGGTTATaaaatcaacattattattgccAAGTACCTGTTTAATAAACAGATGTAAATAGATGGGTATCTTAATCAATTATTCTAATGCGTATGGTCATTGTTCTAGTTTAGGGCCTCAAGATGTAgctaaatatatcattatcatttgtTAAAATAGACATGTCATCAGTGAAGTACCTACAAACTTCTTACCTAAAATAGGTACTGTAATACAAAACTTTCAAACTACTACTACCTACTATACTGTTTGACATCATCGGTTACACCACGACTGGTATACCTTAAATACAatagatagtttttttttatcgtaaatatgtaatacattgtgtcaataataattatgattaaggttaggattttaatgatttaaacaccctaaaatttctaaattctaaattaatattcagtaATGAAGGTATTGTGAAGAGTAACCGTGTCTCTTTAATATTtcgaatattttcaatattttatttaattttgctaatccagtatttttatacaatatcgttatttaaatattttatttaaattcaaaacgcAAAATACCTCTCGTGAGTGACAGTGGAATAGGTTTTTACCTAGTACCTAAAAGTCGACCATTTTAAGAGTTCATAATATACGCAATATGTTTAGAAAAGATAAGTATTTTCGCTGCTAACGCTCAGCCTACAgctataatttctaaaatgcgTCCGAATTCATTTGTTGGATTTCAAGTAGATAGTACTGAGTACTATGATTCACAGTGTTCGTTGTCATATctattaagaattaattacTACACTAATACCCAGTTTGTGAACAATCACACGTTCGTCATTGCATTCCACAGTATTTCGGGCAAATGTGCTGTATAGGAAGTTGTAtttcattatgtattttgtatttatgtatatacagttAAGTTTTGTTGTACAATGCGCCTTTTGTCAACGAATTTCTCGAGTTTAATAGCTCACAAACAGAAAATACGTCCCaatcattttatcataaaaatacataatctaATACCAACTACTACGCTATTATAGT from Aphis gossypii isolate Hap1 chromosome 1, ASM2018417v2, whole genome shotgun sequence includes these protein-coding regions:
- the LOC114120562 gene encoding uncharacterized protein LOC114120562; the protein is MGTFECTLCARNYNLRSGLEGHILNYHTRREKKIRRKSAEKKTTVDLGKVHTKSSCLALSKPKNVPPTDQSKTLSSTNTNHLETPAELLLDMSEVLANNTMYTFEAWVRQVEEENNTIMSTEQNGQLDSTISTTPSPELSDQHQNTSPSDNQFKLPEVPPLRRYRHPTFGLNSNDNYNFIDLRGDYVWADEAIWETNDNGC